GCTCCCGCGCTGGAAGGGACGCGGCGGCTCCGGGTTCGTACAGTGGATGAGTACAGCCGGGTCCCCCTCCCGGGGGACGACGGCGACCGCCGGGCACGGCCTGGGCGTGCCCGGCGCCGAGAGCAGTCGGCCGAGGACCGAATCCACCCCCAGCGACGAGCGAGAAGTGGGGTGCACCATGACCGGAGTCGAACCGGGACGACTGGACGACCAGCAGCTCATGAAGGAGCTGGAGACGATCCACCGCACCCGCCACGCCACTCTGCTGCACGGCTCCAACGATGCCCTGCACGCCCACAACGAGCGCATGGCACAGCTGGAGGGCGAGTATCTGCGGCGCCATCCGCGCCGCGTCATCGCCAGCGGACGCACCCGCGCCGGTGCGCGGGAACGCGAACCGCAGGCGGAATGAGGCGCACGCGGCAACGGCACGCGAGGGTAGTGGGAACACCGAGGGCAGCGAAGGAGCGCGAGCCGCAAGGAGCGTGACCATGCCAAGAATTGCTACGCGCAATCCACTTCTCGAACGGCACGGCAAGGCACTCGACCTCTTCGGTGACCGGGTGCGCAGCGTCCGCCCCGGCCAGTGGGAGGACGGCACGCCCTGCGAGGAGTGGAACGTCAGGGACCTCGTCAACCATCTGACGTCCGAACAGCTCTGGGTGCCGCCGTTGCTGCGCGAGGGCGCCACCCTCGACGAGGTGGGCGACCGGTACGACGGCGACGTACTCGGAGCCGATCCCGTCGCCGCCTGGGAACGCGCGGCCGAGGGCTCCCGGGAAGCGTTCGCGACCCCGGGGGTGTTCGACGGCACCGTCCAGCTCTCGTACGGCGAGACCGCCGTCACCCACTACTGCGCGGAGATGATCTGCGACCTCGTCGTGCACGCCTGGGACCTGTCCCGCGCGATCGGCGCCGAGGAACGGCTGCCGGGCGACCTCGTGGACTTCGTCGTACGCCAACTCACCCCGCGCGCCGCCGACTTGGCCCGCAGCGGTCTGTTCGCCCCACCGGTGGAACCGCCACCGGAGGCGACCGTACAGACGAAGCTGCTGTGCCTGGTGGGGCGCAGGCCCTGAGCGCCGGGAGGCCGGGGCCCTGTGCCTGGGCCGCTCACCGGGCGGGCGCCGTACGGTCCGTCGGGTCGCCGCGAATCGCGTCGGGAGGCCGAACCTCCCGCGAAGAGCGACCCTGGTCCTTGAGCCGACGTACGGAGGACCCATGCGGCGCAGCGACCCCGGCGCGAGGCCGGTACGGGGGCAGGTGCGGTACGGGCCGCAGGTGCCGGGGACCGGGCTGCCCGTGCTCGACGAACTCGTCGAGGTCTTCGCGGACGCCGCGCGCAGCCCGCGCCAGATGCCTCCGGGCGGCGGCCCCGGACTGCTCGGTGCCACTTGCGGCTACTGGGAGCGCCGCGGTCTGGCCGTCGAGGAGCAGCACGTCGTCGCCGCCCCCGGCGCCGGGAGCTTCCTGATCGCCTTCGACACCCTCCTCGGCGGGGACGTCCTGCTGCCCCGGCCCTGCCCGGCGCACTGGGCGCCGCAGGTCAGGCTGCTCGGGCGGCCCGCGTTCCCGGTGCCGACGCCCGCCGAGTCCGGCGGCGTCCCCGACCCGTACGCACTCCTGGAGACCGTGCGGCGGCTGCGCGCCGAGGGGCGGGACCCGAAGCTGCTCGTGCTGTGCGTGGCCGACGATCCGACGGCGACCGTGCCGCCGCCCGAGCAGGTGCACGAGACCCTGGAGGCGGCCGTCTCGGAGGGGCTGCACATCGTCAGCGACGAGACCTGGCGGGACACCCTGCACCACCCCGACGACACCGTCTTCATCAGCCCCGCCGAGATGCTGCCGCCGCACGTCACCGTCATCAGCGACCTCTCGGGCGCCTTCCTGCCGCCCAGCTGGCCCGCCGCCGTCGCCCGCTTCCCCGCGACCGGGCTCGGCACCGCCCTGCGCGCCCGCACCCTGGACGTCCTGACCGCGCTCGGCGCCACCCTGGCCACTCCGGTGGCCGCGGCCGCCGCGCACGCCCTGGAGGAGAGTCCCTGGGTCACCCGGCGCATGCTCGACTCCGCACATCTGCACGCCCGGGTGGCCGCCGAACTCGGCCGGGCCGTGGCCGCGACCGGAGTGCTGGTACGGCCGCCCCAGGCGGGGCGGCACCTGTACGCGGACCTCGCACCGCTGCGCGGCGCCCTGGACCGGCACGGGGTCGGCGACGCCCAGGAACTGGAGGACTTCCTGGAGTCACAGCTCGGCATGCCCGCTCCCGGCGGCCACCGCTTCGGCGACGACCCGGCGTCCCTGCGGGTCCGCCTCTCGACCGGCCCGCTGCTCGGCCGCACCGACGCCGAGCGCGCCCAATGCCTCACCGCCGCCGACCCGTTGACGCTCCCCGCGGTGCGAAGGTCGCTGTCCGCCGTACGGCAGACGTTCACCGCCCTGGCCGCCGACGACGGTCCTCCCGCGGTGCCCGGCACGTCGCCGCGAACCCCCGGCCCGGCCCTGCTCGACGGCGAGTAGCCGCACGCGGACACCGGCCCCGTACGAGAACCGGGACTCAGTCCCGCGACTCAGTCCCGAGACTCCCGCACCCGCCGCCACAGCGACGGCGCCGCGCTGATCAGCAGGGCGAGCGCCACCGCGGCGACGACGCCCTGCCACGGCTCGGGGAACAGGGAGCCGCCGAGGACGCCGATGAGTTGGTACGCGAGGGTCCAGGCCAGGCAGGCCACCGCGTCCGCGCGGGCGAACCGCCGCAGGGGGAGCTTCGCGAGGAGGCAGGCGAGCATCACGGGGATGCGACCGGCGGGCAGCAGCCGGGACACCACGAGCACCCGGGTGCCGTGCCTGCCGAGCTTCTCCTGCGCCCGGTAGAGGTGCTCCTCCGAGGCGCGCGCCCGGATCGCCTCCAGCCAGCGCGAGCCGCCGCGCGACCGCAGTCCGCGTTGCCCGAGCCAGTACAGCGCCACGTCTCCGGCGAAGGCGGCGCAGGACGCCACCACGAACACCGCGAGCAGCGCGAACGGCGACACCCGGTGGAAGGCCACCACCGCCGCCGAACTGACCAGCGCGCCCGTGGGCACCACCGGTACCAGCGCGCCGACGAGGACGAGCAGGAACAGCGAGGGGTAGCCGAAGGCGTGCGGGGACTGCTCCGCAAAGGCGGCGGCGAGGTTCACCGCCCCACCTTCGGACGCACGCTCTGGCCGTGGTCGAGCCGGTGCACCCGCGCCCCGGGCACCCGGTCCGCCGCCAGCCGCTCGAACTCCTGGCCCGGCGCGTGGAATTCGTGCGGCCGCACCGCGTCCAAACCGATCGGCCAGTACGTGCCGTAGTGCACCGGCACCGCGTGCGGCGCGCCGATCCGCGCCAGCGCCTCGGCCGCCCGGCCCGCGTCCAGGTGTCCAGGCCCGAGCCTCGGTCCCCAGCCGCCGACGGGCAACAGCGCCACGTCGACCTCGCCCACCGCCTCCGCCATGGTGTCGAACAGGCCGGTGTCCCCGGCGAAATAGGTACGGGCCCGCCCGGTCACCACGTAGCCCAGGGCAGGCGAGAGCCGCGGGCCCACGGGGACCCGGCGGCCGTCGTGATGGGCGGGCACCGCTCGTACCCGCAACGGCCCGAACTCCAGCTCCTCGCCCGGGGACACCTCCGTCAGCCGCAGATGGCTCAGCCTGCGCAGCGCGGGAACCGACCGGCTCGCACCGCGCGGCACGAGGAGCCGGGCGCCCGGCGCCACCTGTTCCAGCGAGGGCACGTGCAGATGGTCCGCGTGCAGATGCGAGACCAGGACCAGATCGGCGCGGCGGGCGTCGGGCGGCGGCAGGGCGCCCCGGCGGCGGCGCAGATGGGCGATCCGGCGGACGAACAGCGGATCGGTCAGCACCCGCAGCCCGGAGTCCGCCACCGTGCAGGTGGCGTGCCCCCACCAGGTGATCTCCGCGGCCACCGCTTCCTCCCTCGCCCGGCTCCCACCGAGCCTACGGGCAGGAGTAGGGTCGGCGGCGGACACGGGGGAAGCGAGGGGAGGCCCATGACCGAGGTGAGGCAGGGCTCCGGCCCGCTGCGCGTGACCGCGATCGCCTCTTTGACGCCCCTGGAGGAGCTCGACGCCGAGCCCTTCCTCGTCGACTCCCGCAGCCAGTACGCGATGTGCGCGGCCTGGGCCGAGCAGCACGGCTACGTCGTCACCCGTGAACTCCTCGTCCACGCACTGCGCCCCGACCACAGCGCGCTGTGGACCGACGTCGAGGCCGGTCTCGTCGACCTGTTCGTCGCGCCCAACAAGCGGGTCCTCACGCGTGCGCTCAGCTCCGTCGAGGGCTTCGCCGCGGAGTGCGTGCGCCGGGGCGTACGGGTGGAGACCGCGGGCCTGGCCGAGCCCGCCTACGACGCCGCGATGAAGGCGGACGTGCACCGCCGCCTGTCCATGCCGACGGCAGGCTACGACGGCCGCTGACCCTCGGCCGTAGGGCAGTTCCCGCGCTCGTCCCGTACGGCTCCCGTCCCCGGCCGGTGGCGGCGCGGCTCCCTCCACGCCCGCCCACCCGCACACCCGTACGCCAGGTCAGTGCGGTCCCTCGTCCGCTGCCGGGCCGCCATCCGTGTGACACGCTGGATGCGGTACGGACGCGAGGTGAGCACAGGGTGAGCGAGGGCGCATGGCGCAGGTCCGGCCGGGCGCTGTGGCGGGTCGTCGCCGTATGGGCCGTCTCCACACTGACCATGCTCGCGCTCGCCGGGATCCTGCCCGACTTCCGGCTGCAGTCGGACTCGGGGGACAGCACCACCCGCATCGCGGTGACCGCGGCACTCGGCGCGGGCGCCTTCGGTCTGCTGTCCGCGCTGGTCTGGCCGTTGCTGGTACGGGCGTTGCTCCTGGTGCCTGCCCTCGTGCTGGGTCTGCTGGTGTTCTTCCTCAACGGGTCGCTGCTGCTGGTCGCGCTGTGGCTGATTCCCTCCGGCCGCGGTGAGGCGGCGCCGGAGACCGCGGTCGTGGTGGCCGCCGCGATGTCCGCGGTCGCCTCGGCCACCGGCGGCGCCCTCGCCGTACGCGACGACGACGCCTACCGCCGCAGGCTCTACCGCCTCGCCGACCGCCGCCGCCACCGCATCGGACGACCCGGCGAGCCACTCGACCCCGGCACCCTCTTCGTCCAGCTCGACGGGGTCGGCCACGACGTCCTGCTCGACGCCGTCGCCCAGGGCCGGATGCCCACCCTTGCCTCGTGGCTCGGGCCCGCGTCGCCCGCGGCCACCCCCGACGGCCCGCCCGGCGCCTCCGTCGGCGCCACCCACCGGCTCACCCCCTGGTTCACCGACTGGTCCAGCCAGACCGGTGCCAGCCAGCTCGGCATCCTGCACGGCACCAATCACGACGTACCCGCCTTCCGCTGGTACGAGAAGGACACCGGCGAGGTCATGGTGTGCGGCAGGCCCACCACGGCGGCCGAACTCCAGCGCCGTGCGGTCGCGCTGACCCAGGACGCGGGGCTGCTCGGCGAGGACGGCGCCAGCCGCGGCAACCTCTTCGCGGGCGGTGCCGACCAGCTCGCGCTCGTCCTGTCGGTGGCCGCCCGCCGCGGCAGCCGCACCCGCTCGCGCGCCGGATACTTCGCCTACTTCTCCGACCCGGCCAACGCCGTACGCACCGCCATGTCCTTCGCCGCCGAAGTCGCCCGGGAGCTCGGCCAGTCCACGCGCGCCCGGCTGCGCTCCGAGCGCCCGCGCGTGAGCCGGGGCGGGCTGTATCCGTTCATCAGGGCCTTCGCCACCGTCGTCGAGCGGGACGTCGTCGTGGCCGCCGTCATCGGCGACATGTTCGCCGGACGCGGCGCCGTCTACGCCGATCTCGTGGCCTACGACGAGGTGGCCCACCACTCGGGGCCCCGCAGCACGGACGCGTACCGGGTCCTGGAACGACTCGACCGGTCGCTCGCCCTCCTGGCGAAGGTGGCCGAGCACGCCCCGCGCGCGTACCGGATCGTGGTGCTCTCCGATCACGGCCAGAGCCCCGGCGAGACCTTCCGGGACCGCTACGGACTGGCCCTCGGCGATCTGGTGCGCGCGGGCTGCGGGCTGCCGGTGCCCCGCCGCGCCCGGCGCAGCCGCAGTGGCGCCGAGGCCCGTGCCGCCGTACGTGCCGCGCTGCACCGCACGGTCGAGGTCGAGGAGGAGACCGCCGAGCGCCCCCGCCGACGGCCCTCGGAGCCGCTCGTCCTGGCCTCCGGCAACCTCGGACTCGTCAGCTTTCCCGATGTGCCGCACCGGATGACACGCGAGGAGATCGACCGCCGCCACCCGGCCCTCCTCGCCACGCTCGCGAGCCACCCCGGCATCGGATTCGTCCTGGTGCGCAGCGAGGAGTACGGATCCGTCGTGCTCGGGGCGCACGGCGCCGGTGTGCCGCTGAGCGAACTGGGCGAAGGACCGGGGCCGTTGGACGGGTTCGGCCCGGGAGCCGCCGACGCCGTGCGCCGTACGGACTCCTTTCCGCACTGCGCCGACCTCATGATCAACTCCAGTTTCGACCCCAAGAGCGGCGAAGTCCTCGCCTTCGAGGAGCAGATCGGCTCGCACGGCGGCCTCGGCGGCGACCAGTCCCGGGCCTTCCTCCTGTCCCCGCTGGAGCTGTCCGCCCCCGCCGCCCCCGGCACCGCACTGCACGGCGCCGAACAGCTGCACCACGTACTGCGGCGCTGGTTGAGCGAGTCCGGCTCCGCGCGGCCCGCGGCGCGACCGGCCGACCGTGCGCAGGGCGCCCACGAGGACCGGGTCGGTGACCACGAGCCGCGCGAGCGCAGCGCCTGAGCCGGTGCGCCGAAGCTTTCTCGCCTCCTGTCCCGCGTCCCGCCGGGTCCGCAGGGCCGGGTGTGGTCGGATGGACAACGGCCAGTCCACGCACCGCACATCCGAGAAGGGAACCACCGTGGCAACCACGCGCACCGCACACACGGTCTGGGACGGCAGTCTGATCGACGGTCAGGGAGTCGTCACGTTCGACTCCTCCGACATCGGCGAGTACGCGGTCTCGTGGGCCTCGCGCGCCGAGGAGGCGAACGGGAAGACCAGTCCCGAGGAGCTCATCGCCGCCGCCCACTCCAGCTGCTTCTC
This is a stretch of genomic DNA from Streptomyces sp. NA04227. It encodes these proteins:
- a CDS encoding DUF6158 family protein, whose amino-acid sequence is MTGVEPGRLDDQQLMKELETIHRTRHATLLHGSNDALHAHNERMAQLEGEYLRRHPRRVIASGRTRAGAREREPQAE
- a CDS encoding TIGR03086 family metal-binding protein yields the protein MPRIATRNPLLERHGKALDLFGDRVRSVRPGQWEDGTPCEEWNVRDLVNHLTSEQLWVPPLLREGATLDEVGDRYDGDVLGADPVAAWERAAEGSREAFATPGVFDGTVQLSYGETAVTHYCAEMICDLVVHAWDLSRAIGAEERLPGDLVDFVVRQLTPRAADLARSGLFAPPVEPPPEATVQTKLLCLVGRRP
- a CDS encoding aminotransferase class I/II-fold pyridoxal phosphate-dependent enzyme, whose amino-acid sequence is MRRSDPGARPVRGQVRYGPQVPGTGLPVLDELVEVFADAARSPRQMPPGGGPGLLGATCGYWERRGLAVEEQHVVAAPGAGSFLIAFDTLLGGDVLLPRPCPAHWAPQVRLLGRPAFPVPTPAESGGVPDPYALLETVRRLRAEGRDPKLLVLCVADDPTATVPPPEQVHETLEAAVSEGLHIVSDETWRDTLHHPDDTVFISPAEMLPPHVTVISDLSGAFLPPSWPAAVARFPATGLGTALRARTLDVLTALGATLATPVAAAAAHALEESPWVTRRMLDSAHLHARVAAELGRAVAATGVLVRPPQAGRHLYADLAPLRGALDRHGVGDAQELEDFLESQLGMPAPGGHRFGDDPASLRVRLSTGPLLGRTDAERAQCLTAADPLTLPAVRRSLSAVRQTFTALAADDGPPAVPGTSPRTPGPALLDGE
- a CDS encoding DedA family protein; the encoded protein is MNLAAAFAEQSPHAFGYPSLFLLVLVGALVPVVPTGALVSSAAVVAFHRVSPFALLAVFVVASCAAFAGDVALYWLGQRGLRSRGGSRWLEAIRARASEEHLYRAQEKLGRHGTRVLVVSRLLPAGRIPVMLACLLAKLPLRRFARADAVACLAWTLAYQLIGVLGGSLFPEPWQGVVAAVALALLISAAPSLWRRVRESRD
- a CDS encoding MBL fold metallo-hydrolase; its protein translation is MAAEITWWGHATCTVADSGLRVLTDPLFVRRIAHLRRRRGALPPPDARRADLVLVSHLHADHLHVPSLEQVAPGARLLVPRGASRSVPALRRLSHLRLTEVSPGEELEFGPLRVRAVPAHHDGRRVPVGPRLSPALGYVVTGRARTYFAGDTGLFDTMAEAVGEVDVALLPVGGWGPRLGPGHLDAGRAAEALARIGAPHAVPVHYGTYWPIGLDAVRPHEFHAPGQEFERLAADRVPGARVHRLDHGQSVRPKVGR
- a CDS encoding phage holin family protein, with product MSEGAWRRSGRALWRVVAVWAVSTLTMLALAGILPDFRLQSDSGDSTTRIAVTAALGAGAFGLLSALVWPLLVRALLLVPALVLGLLVFFLNGSLLLVALWLIPSGRGEAAPETAVVVAAAMSAVASATGGALAVRDDDAYRRRLYRLADRRRHRIGRPGEPLDPGTLFVQLDGVGHDVLLDAVAQGRMPTLASWLGPASPAATPDGPPGASVGATHRLTPWFTDWSSQTGASQLGILHGTNHDVPAFRWYEKDTGEVMVCGRPTTAAELQRRAVALTQDAGLLGEDGASRGNLFAGGADQLALVLSVAARRGSRTRSRAGYFAYFSDPANAVRTAMSFAAEVARELGQSTRARLRSERPRVSRGGLYPFIRAFATVVERDVVVAAVIGDMFAGRGAVYADLVAYDEVAHHSGPRSTDAYRVLERLDRSLALLAKVAEHAPRAYRIVVLSDHGQSPGETFRDRYGLALGDLVRAGCGLPVPRRARRSRSGAEARAAVRAALHRTVEVEEETAERPRRRPSEPLVLASGNLGLVSFPDVPHRMTREEIDRRHPALLATLASHPGIGFVLVRSEEYGSVVLGAHGAGVPLSELGEGPGPLDGFGPGAADAVRRTDSFPHCADLMINSSFDPKSGEVLAFEEQIGSHGGLGGDQSRAFLLSPLELSAPAAPGTALHGAEQLHHVLRRWLSESGSARPAARPADRAQGAHEDRVGDHEPRERSA